The following proteins come from a genomic window of Paenibacillus swuensis:
- a CDS encoding beta-galactosidase — translation MALLLAVLMAIVIPPPKLGAISYQGFSAVPVESLQDHGFVNMARQTYTYESTAGVLRPDISTVEVAAHWDMIEHVEGVYNWALFDEGIRNWSSQGKKVTLALATADNLADVTPEWLFEKYNVRRIIDGQWDDFEQGRNRYTPSSPARLTDDPSRVLAGTRSLAVESDEGGHPGFLSSVYSITPPLSYSVQFDVRALADSTLWVKAVPVDPAAEAIAYSWTLAAGDTGTKTATFHLQGKSGEYKIVWGMDGPGSLVLDHINAVPLASPKVLRIPGFPNYFDPLFREKYEKLVSAMAERYANHPGVNRIIVGGVGRWEEVMLDNDVKGALDPQWLSLGYNKDMYLEHIRWCMELYKKYFPEKQLLIQMAYGLHEQTNRNFIYRRVAQLAVERGIGIKQNGMSQLYDTWDAYTDASYMMNRMRHKPGIPTIYEAGSSIGQNTNEFFGHPISFINRAMLDGVDGLYMFPYDVVSKEVNPYYHYAHEQMGRAVFTKLYSRLGDFSGEQARMTRLVKIRNIWQGLRQYDAPGATPVFTTLNGEKTVMTTSGNSRILFDVDDRQQYNTMYGTTISVDYYDQGNDRFSLSLYHNSDGSWQTLGSVKKTGTGQWKTAVFHDTDWADSPRNSGKDVQNDLIIDDLGDGTEAIRYAEINFVPAGEWREEEAASRLPGSEAEVLTDSLSTEFTVAPGTAVSSVEIPVWTANNEPNSLTGTIYKKIGATFKAVTSKEYFYPADKDWFRIPVPGTLETDTYRIVLDRSVGSVGWYKAADGNLAYRVNRYATEQAARSERTGKVTVERTDSLTAEFESLRPFNGVDVEIEGVKPGTAFNFRLYKKLGTDQWSAAGEEQTFTSVPGKLAGRIHFMPQTEGVYRMELEAPAGDKVQVRTINGQPIVSPLALVRKQAVKMATHPTPETTVHGWTFSERADSGLQGWTMQSGFKQANITEGRLYAELQFGIKSLTSPDQLRLSASKAQLISFRLKNGTGSPMAKVSWKSAGVWKPEQSVLVPVVANDAEYRTYAFPIGRHANWQGEIDQLVIEPVTGHGYSGAIEIGDIAVTEAKTLASWQFDYTYDAFYNPAKPGLFPIAGGVMEARFETGLPRIMSQSWSAYFFAEPGQKIELKVRNDTNITDWLLRFRYKSNVREGAVNLYDQAPFSDAFTGTVPFTMTARDGGFTTYTIDPAINPLWKGELLTIYVEAAHPIAKPGSLYVDSIRIYRD, via the coding sequence ATGGCATTACTCTTGGCGGTCTTGATGGCAATAGTTATTCCGCCGCCAAAATTAGGAGCGATAAGCTATCAAGGATTCTCAGCGGTTCCGGTCGAAAGCCTGCAAGATCACGGTTTCGTGAATATGGCCCGCCAAACGTACACCTATGAATCGACAGCAGGGGTTCTTCGTCCCGATATATCGACCGTCGAAGTTGCCGCGCATTGGGATATGATTGAACATGTGGAAGGCGTCTACAACTGGGCGCTATTCGATGAAGGCATACGCAATTGGTCCAGTCAGGGTAAGAAAGTGACGTTGGCCCTTGCCACGGCTGACAATTTAGCTGACGTAACGCCGGAATGGCTGTTCGAGAAGTATAATGTCCGCCGCATTATCGACGGCCAATGGGATGATTTCGAGCAGGGCCGTAATCGGTATACACCGTCTTCCCCAGCCCGCCTTACAGATGATCCGTCCCGGGTTCTTGCGGGCACCAGGTCGCTTGCCGTGGAATCGGATGAGGGAGGTCATCCCGGGTTTCTATCTTCAGTCTATTCAATTACGCCGCCCCTATCGTATTCCGTTCAATTTGACGTCAGGGCACTTGCCGACTCTACACTATGGGTAAAGGCCGTACCGGTCGATCCGGCTGCCGAGGCAATCGCTTATTCGTGGACGCTCGCTGCGGGCGACACCGGCACGAAGACGGCCACCTTCCATCTTCAAGGTAAGAGCGGTGAATATAAGATTGTCTGGGGCATGGACGGCCCTGGTTCGCTCGTGCTCGACCATATCAATGCCGTTCCGCTTGCCTCGCCCAAAGTACTGCGGATTCCCGGCTTCCCTAACTATTTCGATCCCTTATTCCGGGAGAAATATGAGAAGTTGGTCAGTGCGATGGCGGAGCGTTATGCGAACCATCCCGGCGTCAACCGCATCATCGTAGGGGGTGTCGGCCGTTGGGAAGAAGTGATGCTCGACAATGATGTGAAGGGCGCGCTCGATCCGCAGTGGCTATCACTTGGTTATAACAAGGACATGTATCTTGAACATATCCGCTGGTGCATGGAATTGTACAAGAAGTATTTTCCGGAGAAACAGCTTTTGATCCAAATGGCCTACGGCCTGCATGAGCAGACCAACCGCAACTTCATATACCGCCGCGTGGCTCAACTGGCCGTCGAACGCGGCATCGGTATCAAGCAGAACGGCATGAGCCAGCTCTACGATACGTGGGACGCTTATACGGATGCATCCTATATGATGAACCGCATGCGCCACAAACCCGGTATACCGACAATTTATGAAGCAGGCTCGTCGATTGGACAGAATACGAACGAATTCTTCGGGCATCCGATTTCGTTCATCAATCGCGCCATGCTGGACGGTGTGGACGGTCTGTATATGTTCCCTTACGACGTTGTCTCCAAAGAGGTAAACCCCTATTACCACTATGCGCATGAGCAGATGGGACGGGCGGTCTTTACCAAATTGTACTCCAGACTTGGCGACTTCTCCGGCGAGCAGGCGCGGATGACCCGGTTGGTCAAGATCCGCAACATCTGGCAAGGTCTGCGCCAGTATGACGCTCCGGGCGCCACGCCGGTGTTTACCACGCTAAACGGCGAGAAGACGGTCATGACGACATCGGGCAATTCACGCATCCTGTTTGATGTGGACGACCGCCAGCAGTATAACACGATGTACGGCACAACGATCAGCGTCGATTATTACGATCAGGGGAATGACCGATTCAGCCTATCGCTGTATCATAACAGTGACGGCAGCTGGCAGACGCTCGGTTCCGTGAAGAAAACCGGCACCGGCCAGTGGAAGACGGCCGTCTTCCATGATACCGACTGGGCCGATTCACCGCGCAACAGCGGCAAGGATGTTCAGAACGATCTGATTATCGACGATCTGGGGGACGGCACAGAAGCGATTCGCTATGCCGAGATCAACTTCGTGCCTGCCGGGGAGTGGCGGGAGGAAGAAGCGGCTTCCAGACTGCCCGGCAGCGAAGCCGAAGTGCTCACGGACAGCCTCAGCACGGAGTTTACCGTTGCGCCGGGAACAGCCGTAAGCTCGGTGGAAATTCCGGTGTGGACAGCGAATAACGAGCCCAATAGTCTGACCGGGACAATCTATAAGAAGATCGGCGCAACGTTCAAGGCCGTGACCTCCAAGGAATACTTCTATCCAGCAGACAAGGACTGGTTCCGTATCCCGGTACCCGGCACGCTGGAGACCGATACCTACCGGATCGTGCTAGATCGGTCAGTAGGTTCTGTCGGCTGGTACAAGGCGGCCGACGGCAATCTGGCGTACCGAGTTAATCGGTACGCCACAGAGCAGGCCGCCCGCTCCGAACGCACCGGCAAAGTGACGGTCGAACGCACCGACTCCCTGACTGCCGAATTCGAAAGTCTGCGGCCTTTTAACGGCGTGGACGTCGAGATCGAGGGCGTAAAGCCAGGTACGGCTTTCAACTTCAGGCTGTACAAGAAGCTCGGCACAGATCAGTGGTCGGCTGCCGGCGAAGAGCAGACCTTTACTTCCGTTCCAGGTAAGTTGGCCGGACGGATTCATTTCATGCCGCAAACCGAAGGGGTATACCGAATGGAGCTGGAAGCTCCAGCCGGCGACAAGGTGCAGGTGCGCACGATTAACGGTCAGCCGATCGTCTCTCCGCTTGCTCTTGTCCGTAAGCAAGCGGTGAAGATGGCAACACATCCGACGCCTGAGACAACCGTTCATGGGTGGACGTTCAGTGAACGGGCGGACAGCGGTTTGCAAGGCTGGACGATGCAAAGCGGCTTCAAGCAGGCTAACATTACGGAGGGCCGGCTGTATGCGGAGCTGCAATTCGGCATCAAGTCGCTGACCTCGCCGGACCAACTTCGGCTATCCGCCTCAAAGGCGCAGCTGATTTCCTTCCGCCTGAAGAACGGCACCGGCTCGCCGATGGCGAAAGTATCCTGGAAGTCGGCAGGCGTCTGGAAGCCCGAACAGTCCGTGCTGGTGCCGGTTGTGGCCAATGATGCCGAATACCGCACCTATGCTTTTCCGATCGGACGCCATGCGAACTGGCAAGGAGAGATCGACCAGCTCGTCATCGAGCCGGTTACCGGACACGGCTACAGCGGGGCGATCGAAATCGGCGATATTGCCGTCACAGAGGCCAAGACGCTCGCTTCCTGGCAGTTCGATTATACCTACGACGCTTTCTATAATCCGGCAAAACCCGGTCTATTCCCGATCGCCGGCGGCGTGATGGAAGCCCGCTTCGAGACGGGGCTCCCGCGCATCATGTCCCAGAGCTGGTCCGCCTACTTCTTCGCGGAGCCCGGCCAGAAGATCGAGCTTAAAGTGAGGAACGACACGAATATCACCGACTGGCTGCTGCGTTTCCGCTACAAGTCGAACGTACGGGAAGGCGCCGTCAATCTTTATGATCAGGCACCCTTCTCCGATGCGTTTACCGGTACAGTGCCATTCACGATGACGGCCCGTGACGGCGGGTTTACGACCTACACGATCGACCCGGCCATTAATCCGCTGTGGAAAGGCGAGCTTCTGACCATCTATGTGGAAGCGGCGCATCCGATCGCTAAGCCGGGCAGCTTATATGTGGACTCCATTCGTATCTATCGCGATTGA
- a CDS encoding MerR family transcriptional regulator, with protein sequence MKIYYSIQEVSQILGISKDTLRYYDRIGIVSPARDDNRYRRYTKNDLINLMNIQIMQDADFTLDEIKGNFGTHRKENIDPVVCQEIAVFIEAKNAEISKKIAHLEKVSQLLDIAVETLRNFNHESDQRLKEYVRAMYPSVQKQNPKRSEEECGEDEG encoded by the coding sequence ATGAAAATATACTATTCTATACAAGAGGTTTCTCAAATTCTCGGGATTTCTAAAGATACGCTCCGGTACTATGACCGAATTGGAATCGTATCGCCAGCCCGGGACGACAACCGGTATCGCAGATATACGAAGAACGACCTTATCAATTTGATGAATATTCAGATTATGCAAGATGCCGATTTTACTCTTGATGAGATTAAGGGGAATTTCGGGACTCACAGGAAGGAGAATATAGACCCTGTAGTTTGTCAGGAGATTGCCGTATTCATAGAAGCCAAAAATGCTGAAATCAGCAAGAAAATTGCCCATCTGGAGAAGGTAAGTCAGTTGCTCGACATAGCAGTCGAAACGCTCCGGAACTTTAATCATGAAAGCGACCAGCGGCTGAAAGAGTATGTTAGAGCGATGTATCCGTCTGTTCAAAAGCAAAATCCGAAACGATCAGAAGAGGAGTGTGGTGAAGATGAAGGTTAG
- a CDS encoding stalk domain-containing protein, with protein MHGKLGISRKTRAGGFRITYLTLVLVLLVTASLTGIGSASPPVRIEINDTAINFLSSPIREGKELYVPMNEYLNALQAVYVHNEYTSTIKIRKNGRTAQFTLGRTTALKNGVPHYLPAPVTETGGKIMIPFQFVTEALGGTVTADAGKSVFRVSIEHLPDVPPVDPNDEPYGGGTDPVYDSIFTPKIGNWKIEDEVYTTDGTTNGSTVTREEGVLADFSFEVTVRMLNDNGDPNNWAGLNFRKMNGSGYPWDDGYLLYISATGNVVVFKAGEGPIASKPLGRNITEQDLRLKISMIGPDLNIYTDGGTEPFLSLSDSSFTEGYIGLGSTQAVVQFKDIVITENPEGPGPAHVFTPKIGEWSIENEVYTTDGVTNGSVATREESLLGDFAIEATIRMTDAKGDLNNWAGFNLRKANASALPWDDGYLVIATGTGNLLVLKPGSGVLAGKELGTSITEQDLHLKVAMVGSDMNIYVNGGAEPFLTLSDSSFTEGYVGLASTQATVQFKDIAVSNDPNGGNVEPAAP; from the coding sequence ATGCACGGAAAACTGGGAATCTCCCGCAAAACAAGGGCAGGCGGCTTTCGGATCACGTATTTGACGTTGGTTCTAGTCCTGCTGGTAACCGCGAGTCTGACGGGGATCGGCTCAGCCTCGCCCCCTGTGAGAATTGAAATTAATGATACCGCGATTAATTTCCTATCATCTCCGATTCGGGAAGGAAAAGAGTTGTACGTACCGATGAATGAGTATCTTAACGCCCTGCAGGCCGTCTATGTACACAATGAATATACGTCCACCATCAAGATCAGAAAGAACGGCAGAACCGCGCAGTTCACGCTCGGCAGAACAACCGCACTGAAGAACGGCGTGCCCCATTATCTTCCCGCTCCCGTAACGGAAACCGGGGGCAAGATTATGATTCCGTTCCAGTTCGTTACCGAAGCGCTGGGCGGGACAGTAACGGCTGACGCAGGCAAATCCGTATTCCGGGTGTCCATCGAGCATCTTCCGGACGTGCCCCCGGTTGATCCGAATGACGAGCCATACGGCGGCGGCACCGACCCGGTCTATGATTCGATCTTTACGCCGAAGATCGGAAACTGGAAGATTGAAGATGAAGTGTACACAACAGACGGAACGACCAACGGCTCCACGGTGACGCGCGAAGAAGGCGTCCTTGCCGACTTCTCCTTCGAAGTCACGGTTCGCATGCTGAACGACAACGGCGACCCGAACAATTGGGCGGGCCTCAATTTCCGCAAAATGAACGGATCCGGTTATCCGTGGGACGACGGATATTTGCTGTATATTTCGGCAACAGGCAATGTCGTCGTGTTCAAAGCCGGTGAAGGACCGATTGCAAGCAAACCGCTGGGTAGAAACATTACCGAACAAGATTTACGCTTAAAAATTTCTATGATCGGTCCTGATTTGAATATTTACACAGACGGCGGAACTGAGCCTTTCCTGTCCCTATCGGACAGCAGCTTCACCGAAGGCTATATCGGACTCGGCTCCACACAGGCCGTCGTCCAGTTCAAAGATATTGTGATCACCGAGAACCCAGAAGGCCCGGGACCTGCGCATGTCTTCACACCGAAGATCGGCGAATGGAGCATAGAGAACGAAGTCTACACGACGGACGGAGTGACGAACGGTTCCGTGGCTACGCGCGAGGAAAGCTTGCTCGGCGACTTCGCCATCGAGGCTACAATTCGCATGACCGATGCGAAGGGAGATCTGAACAACTGGGCTGGCTTTAATTTACGCAAAGCGAACGCATCCGCCTTACCGTGGGATGACGGCTATCTCGTCATCGCAACGGGAACCGGTAATCTCCTCGTGCTGAAGCCCGGCTCCGGCGTTCTTGCCGGCAAGGAGCTTGGCACAAGCATCACAGAGCAGGATCTTCATCTGAAGGTTGCGATGGTCGGTTCCGATATGAACATTTATGTGAACGGCGGGGCCGAGCCTTTCCTTACCTTATCCGACAGCAGCTTCACGGAAGGCTATGTCGGACTCGCATCCACGCAAGCCACGGTTCAATTCAAGGACATTGCGGTAAGCAACGACCCGAACGGCGGCAATGTTGAGCCCGCAGCGCCATAA
- a CDS encoding ABC-three component system middle component 2 yields MGRIYNTPLELGLRALFILRAARDSSYSLDRLVYLDYLTTYSSDSELDLKSLHPDYPLRVIELFTRRTVLQQGLSLMATKGLIGIEYNDKGFLYSGNINTVWFLTTINNNYAIQLSNSVEKIIEYYKEFSDEQIKEYIDKHYKSWGNEFANIFPYNEEAIL; encoded by the coding sequence ATGGGCAGAATTTACAACACTCCATTAGAGCTTGGATTAAGGGCACTATTTATATTACGAGCTGCTCGTGATAGTAGTTATAGTTTAGATAGGTTGGTTTATTTAGATTATCTTACAACCTACAGTAGTGATTCCGAGTTAGACCTGAAGAGTCTTCATCCGGATTATCCATTGCGTGTTATTGAGCTCTTTACACGGCGCACTGTATTACAGCAAGGGTTATCTTTAATGGCTACAAAAGGTCTTATTGGTATCGAGTATAATGATAAAGGGTTTCTGTACAGTGGAAACATTAATACAGTATGGTTCTTAACTACTATTAATAATAATTATGCAATTCAATTATCAAACTCGGTCGAGAAAATTATTGAGTATTATAAAGAATTTAGTGACGAACAAATTAAGGAATATATAGATAAACACTATAAATCATGGGGGAACGAGTTCGCTAACATTTTTCCCTATAATGAAGAGGCGATTCTATAA
- a CDS encoding ABC-three component system protein produces the protein MITSSLPIERISKKSPEFNPSVKEFNIPPLQRVESFSPESYEDFINEWAISCARPKYRDVYRIGGSGDNGRDVIGEYDDGTIDYYQCKRYGKKLMPSMFWIELGKLCYYTYNKDIPVPKNYYIVAVHDLGPSLVKLMGNKDLMKKSLLKEWDNKCKTKLIEGQNIGLTPELLEHINDLDFKIIGTHSMQKIIEEHRQTDYFYFRFGGYMKPKRGSLISPPEDPEANELLYINQLLNAYSDNKKSNITMGNLSDEPTFYEDFRDNRRNFYSAESLRRTIREIFNDEDHFNLLKSEMHTGICDFIKTSFVDGYDRLIKTMHESTKVNLSVSPVDRELNFVTNQDKKGLCHHLVNDEKMNWVV, from the coding sequence ATGATCACTTCGAGTTTACCAATTGAGAGAATTAGCAAAAAGTCTCCAGAATTTAATCCCTCCGTAAAGGAGTTCAACATCCCTCCACTACAGAGAGTTGAATCTTTTTCCCCGGAAAGCTATGAAGATTTCATTAATGAATGGGCAATATCATGTGCTAGACCAAAGTATAGAGATGTTTATAGAATCGGTGGCTCCGGAGATAATGGGAGAGATGTTATTGGGGAGTATGATGATGGAACTATTGACTATTACCAGTGTAAAAGATATGGAAAGAAACTTATGCCAAGTATGTTTTGGATTGAACTAGGTAAATTATGTTACTACACTTACAATAAAGACATTCCTGTGCCTAAAAATTACTATATTGTTGCAGTCCATGATTTAGGCCCATCATTGGTGAAGTTAATGGGGAATAAAGATTTGATGAAAAAGAGTTTGCTCAAAGAATGGGATAATAAATGCAAAACGAAATTAATTGAGGGCCAGAACATAGGTCTAACTCCTGAATTATTAGAACATATCAATGATCTTGATTTTAAAATTATCGGAACTCATTCAATGCAGAAGATTATTGAAGAGCACAGACAAACTGACTATTTTTACTTTCGATTTGGTGGCTATATGAAACCAAAACGAGGCTCATTAATTAGTCCTCCTGAAGATCCAGAAGCAAATGAGCTGTTGTATATTAATCAGCTATTAAATGCTTATTCAGATAATAAGAAGTCAAATATCACAATGGGTAACTTAAGTGATGAACCTACCTTTTATGAGGACTTTAGGGATAATCGTCGTAACTTTTATAGTGCAGAGTCGCTAAGGAGAACTATAAGAGAAATTTTCAACGATGAGGATCATTTTAACTTATTAAAAAGCGAAATGCATACTGGAATTTGCGATTTTATAAAAACAAGTTTTGTTGATGGATACGATAGACTCATAAAGACAATGCATGAGTCGACAAAAGTTAATCTTTCGGTGAGTCCTGTTGATAGAGAATTGAACTTTGTAACTAATCAAGATAAAAAGGGGCTATGTCATCACCTTGTAAATGATGAAAAAATGAATTGGGTGGTCTGA
- a CDS encoding TnsD family Tn7-like transposition protein, with protein MNDKLYPDELVCSLIARKVHYLGKKGYKRTLHSMFGSPHVQNKYDLPSRLEDLSHATNLEVDELLYNHTLYPYYYSFLTDKQRENLTRSMIKGAGTGRSPNQYAGLTRSLIRSNTQLFLCPLCMKEDINSVGEPYWHRAHQLPGVLVCYKHNVMLHSCCPTCKSAIGFTTINEICITPAFCASGHNLTLTVQNHDENLFIVAVESYTLLRGIISDNTIIQQKYLQALRNKGHINKLRTSVIDHHFLMEQFFERFSPEFLRVIHVDIPQSDNKQSWFRKILRNQYTKNMHPIYHLLMMVFLSNTIASFLNISIEKDFNAGRWPCLNVACNFYREKVINRVIQEKREGNVKPLGVFECPYCGFTYSRVGPDKKRDDIYKIHHILKTGDLWDKKWEEIIKIAKGVKHLIRELKVSGTYILKKLRDNNLTHLLGGHEDFTKAQEVVRERFTIFLRDHKSTSRTELAQINRRDYWWLRNYDREWLEQILTNNELVLKKRKLFLEITRKNPKATRTELSEINDVVYRWLWRNDYDWLQNHLPPSRRSGKRLRHLE; from the coding sequence ATGAATGATAAATTGTATCCTGATGAGTTAGTTTGCAGCCTCATCGCAAGAAAAGTTCACTATCTTGGTAAGAAGGGTTATAAACGTACGCTTCATAGTATGTTTGGTAGCCCCCACGTACAAAATAAATACGATTTACCGTCTAGACTAGAAGACTTATCTCACGCAACTAATCTAGAAGTCGATGAATTGCTTTATAACCATACTTTGTATCCGTATTATTATAGCTTTTTGACAGATAAACAACGGGAAAATCTAACGCGTTCCATGATCAAAGGAGCTGGTACTGGAAGATCCCCAAATCAATATGCAGGGCTTACTAGATCTTTAATTAGATCAAACACTCAACTTTTTTTATGCCCTCTTTGTATGAAAGAAGATATCAACTCAGTGGGTGAACCCTATTGGCATCGTGCTCATCAATTGCCTGGGGTATTAGTTTGTTATAAACATAATGTAATGTTGCATTCTTGTTGTCCCACCTGTAAAAGCGCTATTGGATTTACTACCATCAATGAAATCTGTATAACACCGGCTTTTTGTGCGTCGGGACATAATTTAACTCTCACAGTCCAAAACCATGATGAAAACTTATTTATAGTTGCGGTTGAGAGTTACACTCTTTTAAGAGGTATTATCAGTGATAACACAATAATTCAACAAAAATATTTACAAGCTTTAAGGAATAAAGGACATATAAATAAGCTCAGAACCTCAGTAATAGATCACCATTTTTTAATGGAACAGTTTTTTGAACGTTTTAGTCCGGAGTTTTTAAGAGTGATACATGTAGATATTCCTCAATCCGATAACAAACAATCATGGTTTAGAAAAATACTCAGAAATCAATATACCAAAAATATGCACCCGATATACCACTTGTTAATGATGGTTTTTCTGAGTAACACGATCGCATCATTTTTAAATATCAGTATCGAGAAAGATTTTAATGCAGGTAGATGGCCGTGTTTAAATGTTGCATGTAACTTTTATCGAGAAAAAGTTATTAATCGAGTTATCCAAGAAAAGAGAGAAGGTAACGTAAAACCTCTTGGGGTCTTTGAGTGTCCATATTGCGGCTTTACATATTCTAGAGTTGGTCCTGATAAAAAAAGAGATGATATTTATAAAATCCATCATATTTTAAAGACCGGAGATTTATGGGATAAAAAGTGGGAAGAAATCATCAAGATCGCAAAAGGTGTTAAGCACTTAATTCGCGAACTAAAGGTGTCAGGGACGTACATTCTAAAAAAACTGAGAGATAACAATTTAACGCATCTTCTCGGGGGTCATGAAGACTTTACAAAAGCCCAGGAGGTGGTTCGCGAACGTTTCACGATATTCTTAAGAGATCATAAGTCAACTTCCCGAACGGAACTGGCTCAAATTAACAGACGCGACTATTGGTGGTTACGAAACTACGATAGAGAGTGGTTAGAACAAATACTAACCAATAATGAACTTGTTCTTAAGAAGAGGAAATTGTTTTTAGAAATAACTAGAAAAAATCCTAAAGCCACTAGAACTGAATTATCAGAAATAAATGATGTGGTCTATCGTTGGCTTTGGAGAAACGATTATGACTGGTTACAAAATCATTTACCACCTTCTAGACGTTCAGGCAAAAGACTAAGGCACTTAGAATGA
- a CDS encoding TnsD family Tn7-like transposition protein, whose product MKSPNINNKPRVDWIKRDKQVAHCINEAILEIRSAPGKPRRLTICRIGRHIGQLALLERHLDKLPICRALLHRNLETVVQHQKNKIDWAFDSLILSGNVLSEWRILREAAMRKYASTDVVSYLQQKLKLNIEQASIAS is encoded by the coding sequence ATGAAAAGTCCTAATATAAATAACAAACCTCGAGTTGACTGGATAAAGCGAGACAAACAAGTTGCTCATTGCATTAATGAAGCCATCCTTGAGATACGCTCTGCTCCAGGTAAACCTCGTCGGTTAACAATCTGTAGAATTGGGCGACACATCGGGCAGTTGGCTTTATTAGAGAGACATTTAGACAAGTTGCCAATTTGCCGAGCGTTGCTGCACAGGAACTTGGAAACGGTAGTCCAACATCAAAAGAATAAGATTGATTGGGCTTTTGATTCTCTTATTTTATCGGGGAATGTATTATCGGAGTGGAGAATACTTCGGGAGGCGGCCATGAGAAAATACGCTTCAACTGATGTAGTAAGCTATTTACAACAAAAATTGAAGCTAAACATAGAGCAAGCATCAATTGCTTCATGA